TTAGGTACTTCGCAACTCTCCTCTGCAACGACATATCTAATTACCTTTTTCTTCAACTCCTTTGCATATTATTTTCGATAATAAAGGAGCTTTACATTTTCAACATATCCTATTGAAAACAATTCAATAGACTAATATACCCACTTTGATAAATAACTATAATTTTTAATCACTAAAAAAAGTGTCAACCAAAATCAGGGCGATACATTAACTCTCACTATTTAAGAAAATCTTCTATTTGTTAATTAACGTGCTTTCTTATTTAAGTTTTTTGACAATTTCTTAAATAAGCATTACATTTGTTTAAGAATATAAGTCAATATGAAAAATTTTAAATCTGGACAGTATATACTTCAAGGAACTTATAAAAGCTTTCAACCTAATAAAATTGACCAGCAATGGAGTGTCGATAGTATGGAGTTATTAAATCTTCTAAGTCAAGCCGACAGACAGCTAGGAAGATTAGATATGTATTCTGAATATATTCCAAATATTGACCTGTTCATAAATATGCATATTATTAAAGAGGCGACTAAATCAAGTAAAATTGAAGGTACAAAAACAAATATTGAAGAAGCTCTCTTAGAAAAAGAAGATATAAATGAAGAAAAAAGAGATGATTGGGAAGAAGTCCAAAACTATATATTAGCTTTAAATTCAGCTATTGAAAACTTAGAAAAGCTACCTTTTTCATCAAAATTAATAAAAGAAACACATAAAACTTTATTAACAGGAGTAAGAGGAAAACACAAACTCCCAGGTGAATTTAGGGGTAGTCAAAATTGGATTGGAGGTGCATCATTAAGTGATGCGACTTTCATTCCGCCAACATTTGACAGTATCAATGATTACATGAGTGATATTGAAAAATTTGCTCATAATTCCGAGAATTTCTTCCCTGAATTATTAAAAATTGCTTTAATACACTATCAATTCGAAACAATCCATCCATTTTTAGATGGAAATGGTAGAGTTGGAAGGCTAATGATTACTTTAAATTTAGTTGAAAAAGGAATATTAAAGAAACCTATCCTTTATCTATCAGACTTTTTCGAACGAAACAGATCCCTATATTACGATAACCTAACTCGTGTTAGAGAGAAGAATGACATTATTCAATGGTTCAAATTTTTCTTGGTTGGAGTTATCGAAACTGCCCAAAATAGCATCAAGACATTTGATGGCATCTTGAAACTTCAAAAAGAGGCAGAAGCAAGTATCCAGAGCCTTGGTAGTAGAGCAAACAAAGCGCAATCAATAATTAACTACTTATTTCAAAAGCCAATAATTGATGCTCAATTTGCTCATAAGCTATTAGATATTTCTCTTCCTTCAGTATATAAATTATTAAAGGAACTAGAAAACCTTGAAATAATAAAAGAAGTTACAGGAAGCAAGAGAGGAAAGCTATATGTTTTTGATGAATACCTGAAACTATTTAAATAACATTTGCCAACAAAGTATAAAATTAATAGCCGAGATAGTAGTAAATATGAACATTATAGCCCGCTTAAAATTTAGTGTAAAGTCTAACCTTTAACTTGTGTAAACCATGTCTTTTAATGAACATACACCCGACAAAAGTGAAGGTTATAAAATGAAATGGAAGAAATGAGAGCAATTGTATGCACAAAATACGGACCACCGGAAGTTTTACAGCTCAAGGAGATTGAAAAACCTGTTCCCAAG
The window above is part of the Bacteroidota bacterium genome. Proteins encoded here:
- a CDS encoding Fic family protein; this encodes MKNFKSGQYILQGTYKSFQPNKIDQQWSVDSMELLNLLSQADRQLGRLDMYSEYIPNIDLFINMHIIKEATKSSKIEGTKTNIEEALLEKEDINEEKRDDWEEVQNYILALNSAIENLEKLPFSSKLIKETHKTLLTGVRGKHKLPGEFRGSQNWIGGASLSDATFIPPTFDSINDYMSDIEKFAHNSENFFPELLKIALIHYQFETIHPFLDGNGRVGRLMITLNLVEKGILKKPILYLSDFFERNRSLYYDNLTRVREKNDIIQWFKFFLVGVIETAQNSIKTFDGILKLQKEAEASIQSLGSRANKAQSIINYLFQKPIIDAQFAHKLLDISLPSVYKLLKELENLEIIKEVTGSKRGKLYVFDEYLKLFK